The following proteins are encoded in a genomic region of uncultured Hyphomonas sp.:
- a CDS encoding terminase family protein, with protein MNGQQPLRQRMPHYTESLRVWGHWRQKVQAWRAEDQFPLPDPEAMRVLRRYPFLWSARDAQLNPPGTAWRTWLFQGGRGAGKTRAGAEWVRWSTEARGGRMALVGPTLHDVREVMIHGESGLMSVETNPMRRPVYHPSRRLVEFHNGAVAQVFSAEDPDSLRGPQFDAAWCDEAAAWTYADAVWDMLQLALRLGPHPAALVTTTPRPTALMRRLHAAADTVVTRSATRENAGNLAPGFLTAMEAAYGGTRLGRQELEGRMVEDPEGALFVRSRIDEARISVVPALWDVVVAVDPPATSGAAADACGIVAAGRAGNDAYVLGDASARGLRPLDWAGRAVALVRRVGAREVIAEANQGGEMVRQVLETAGCPVPVRLVHARLSKRARAMPVATLYEQGRVHHVGQFGDLEDEMCAFGADGFTGSPDRVDALVWAVWGLMMDEAVLGVRQL; from the coding sequence ATGAATGGGCAGCAGCCCTTGCGGCAGAGGATGCCGCATTACACAGAGTCGTTGCGGGTGTGGGGTCACTGGAGACAAAAAGTGCAGGCATGGAGGGCAGAGGATCAGTTTCCGCTGCCAGACCCCGAAGCGATGCGCGTGCTGCGGCGGTATCCGTTCCTGTGGAGCGCGCGCGATGCACAGCTGAACCCTCCGGGAACGGCGTGGCGGACGTGGCTGTTCCAGGGCGGACGGGGCGCGGGAAAGACACGGGCGGGCGCCGAATGGGTGCGCTGGTCGACCGAGGCGCGGGGCGGACGCATGGCGCTGGTCGGGCCGACCCTGCACGATGTGCGCGAGGTGATGATCCACGGCGAGAGCGGGTTGATGTCGGTCGAGACGAACCCGATGCGGCGGCCGGTCTACCATCCGTCGCGGCGGCTGGTGGAGTTCCACAATGGCGCCGTGGCGCAGGTCTTCTCCGCAGAGGACCCGGACAGTCTGCGCGGGCCGCAATTCGATGCCGCCTGGTGCGACGAAGCCGCGGCGTGGACCTATGCGGACGCGGTGTGGGACATGCTGCAATTGGCGCTGCGGCTGGGGCCGCATCCGGCGGCGCTGGTGACCACGACGCCCCGGCCGACGGCGCTGATGCGGCGCCTGCATGCGGCGGCGGATACGGTGGTGACGCGGAGCGCGACACGGGAGAATGCAGGCAATCTCGCGCCCGGCTTCCTGACGGCGATGGAGGCGGCCTATGGCGGCACGCGCCTCGGGCGGCAGGAACTGGAAGGGCGGATGGTGGAGGATCCGGAGGGGGCGCTGTTTGTCCGCTCCCGGATTGATGAGGCGCGGATTTCCGTGGTTCCGGCACTGTGGGATGTGGTCGTGGCGGTCGACCCGCCTGCAACGAGCGGCGCGGCGGCGGACGCCTGCGGCATCGTCGCGGCGGGCCGGGCGGGGAATGACGCCTATGTGCTGGGTGATGCCTCAGCGCGCGGTTTGCGCCCGCTCGACTGGGCCGGGCGGGCGGTCGCGCTGGTGCGCCGAGTGGGGGCGCGGGAGGTGATCGCGGAGGCGAACCAGGGCGGCGAGATGGTGCGTCAGGTGCTGGAGACGGCGGGCTGCCCCGTGCCGGTGCGGCTGGTGCATGCGCGCCTGTCGAAACGGGCGCGGGCGATGCCGGTCGCGACGCTTTACGAGCAGGGCCGCGTGCACCATGTGGGGCAGTTCGGGGATCTTGAAGACGAGATGTGCGCCTTCGGCGCGGACGGGTTCACGGGATCGCCGGACCGCGTGGACGCATTGGTCTGGGCCGTGTGGGGGCTGATGATGGACGAGGCCGTGCTCGGCGTGCGCCAGCTGTGA